A window from Calliopsis andreniformis isolate RMS-2024a unplaced genomic scaffold, iyCalAndr_principal scaffold0001, whole genome shotgun sequence encodes these proteins:
- the LOC143186433 gene encoding uncharacterized protein LOC143186433: MATTMAYTVAELKEFLRARDLSSAGTKAELINRLEQFDENIWENIAEEGRVTREAARTSHLDDQRITEAGQAAYGEETRRRESERIRRDKARWDTMLNEQMQRELDLLRRENMVMQRELEIMRNEQMRTRSFSASPDIPGDAERVRGPTGPSPTMSIRAIGDLLSDFDGRDNTFWKWEQQVNLLRTTYHLDENATRVLISSKLKARAASWFHSKAEHITLRIDDLLREMKIMFDHRPSRLSLRRQFENRVWNSGELFTDYFHDKIILGNRVPIAEGELVEYIIDGVTDQQLRNQARIMRIKTTADLLESFENIKLDPKRMNERDLKEKKETKFGRIQQQTLVGKPPKKEVRCFNCSEMGHISTSCQKPKRQQGGCFECGSMLHRIAGCPRRTASQSGESNMARETTTTRRELSAATSMNMVQPATLNAPYTVSISYNIADNSGQNCKYTLCAMLDSGSPISLIKNCLVPLHARTQGCETGPEFCGINGSPLKILGRFYQDVEIEGISIKLNFYIVPDNTMAFMAILGRDFSSHPLIRITWDGKLVITRKTPEVITDELDCAIKQIMNIECISGVSTEQEKLQINSKIGPEKIERIRDMYVSDYIKIKETSAMEIDFEMKIALKHNQPVSFRPRRLSFADKQKLQVILDDLLERGIIRPSESPYASPIVLVRKKNGETRLCIDYRELNRITVKDNFPSQLIDDNIDQLKEKKFFTTLDLKDGYYNVRMAREAIQFTSFVTPLGQYEFLYCPFGLTNAPKVFHRFIRKVFSNLIRTGKMLPFFDDFFIATETLEEHLEILQEIFRTAGQHRLTFRLDKCFFAQNEIDYLGYHVSVDGIRPSDNNIASVINYPIPRNAKEVLRFVALASYFRRFIPQFSMIAKPLYDLIKKEVKFKFREEESKAFETLKKQLSSKPILAIYSPKAETELHCDASVSGFGAILLQKQSDGNFRPISYFSQRTTPAESKYHSFELECLAVVYAVKRFHVYLGGIFFKIMTDCDSFRLTLSKQNINPRISRWAMFLQDYDFEIQYRPGKRMSHVDALSRCHSILAIEGNTFEQTLSICQDKDDEICKIRDKLQKTEMKFFELCNGLVYRKDKMKKLLFYVPHSMENNVIRTCHDDLGHVGLDKVVDNILKVYWFPKLREKAKDYIANCLRCREFSPPSGKQPGYRHNILDKIRINVN, translated from the coding sequence ATGGCCACCACAATGGCTTATACCGTGGCCGAATTGAAGGAGTTTTTAAGGGCTCGAGACTTATCTTCAGCAGGAACTAAGGCTGAATTAATAAATCGTTTGGAGCAATTCGACGAAAATATTTGGGAGAATATTGCCGAAGAAGGAAGGGTAACCAGAGAAGCTGCGCGAACCAGTCACTTGGACGACCAGCGGATAACAGAAGCAGGACAAGCTGCGTATGGTGAAGAAACGCGGAGGAGGGAATCGGAACGTATTCGTAGAGATAAGGCGAGATGGGACACCATGCTCAACGAACAGATGCAGAGAGAATTGGACTTACTGAGGAGGGAAAACATGGTGATGCAAAGGGAATTAGAAATCATGAGGAATGAGCAGATGCGCACGAGAAGTTTTTCAGCTAGTCCAGACATTCCAGGAGATGCGGAAAGAGTCAGAGGACCAACTGGACCTTCCCCGACGATGAGTATTCGAGCGATCGGTGATTTATTATCCGATTTTGATGGTCGCGACAATACGTTCTGGAAATGGGAACAGCAAGTGAACCTTCTTCGTACAACGTATCATTTGGATGAGAATGCCACGCGGGTGTTAATAAGTTCAAAATTGAAAGCGCGAGCCGCGAGTTGGTTTCATTCGAAGGCGGAGCATATCACCCTCCGAATAGACGATTTATTGAGGGAAATGAAGATCATGTTTGACCATCGACCAAGCAGACTGTCGCTTCGTAGGCAGTTTGAAAATAGAGTGTGGAATTCGGGTGAACTTTTTAcggactatttccatgataaaatAATATTGGGAAATAGAGTACCAATTGCGGAGGGAGAATTGGTGGAATACATCATTGATGGGGTGACTGATCAACAGCTGCGGAACCAAGCACGCATCATGCGGATCAAAACGACAGCAGATTTATTAGAGTCGTTTGAGAATATCAAATTGGACCCGAAGAGAATGAATGAACGGGACTTAAAGGAGAAGAAGGAGACGAAATTTGGCCGTATCCAGCAGCAGACATTAGTGGGGAAACCCCCTAAAAAAGAAGTGCGATGTTTTAATTGTTCCGAAATGGGACATATTTCGACAAGTTGTCAAAAACCGAAAAGGCAACAGGGAGGCTGTTTCGAGTGTGGATCgatgctacatcgaatagcgggaTGCCCGCGACGAACAGCGAGTCAATCAGGCGAGAGCAACATGGCGAGAGAAACGACCACGACTAGGAGAGAACTCTCAGCGGCAACGTCGATGAACATGGTACAACCAGCCACACTCAACGCACCGTACACGGTTTCAATAAGTTACAATATAGCTGATAATAGCGGACAAAATTGTAAGTACACGCTATGCGCAATGTTGGACTCCGGATCCCCGATCAgtctaataaaaaattgtttggtTCCTTTGCACGCGCGAACACAGGGGTGTGAGACCGGGCCAGAATTTTGCGGTATTAATGGATCGCCGTTAAAGATATTAGGTAGATTTTATCAGGATGTTGAAATTGAGGGCAtctcaattaaattaaatttttatattgtaccagATAATACTATGGCATTTATGGCGATACTCGGACGGGATTTTTCGTCACATCCATTAATTAGAATTACGTGGGATGGGAAATTAGTGATTACAAGGAAAACACCGGAAGTGATAACCGATGAATTAGATTGCGCGATCAAACAAATTATGAATATAGAATGTATTAGTGGCGTGAGTACAGAACAAGAAAAATTACAGATCAATTCAAAAATCGGGCCGGAAAAAATAGAAAGAATTAGGGATATGTATGTGTCTGATTacataaaaattaaagaaaccaGTGCAATGGAAATAGATTTCGAAATGAAGATCGCGTTAAAGCATAATCAGCCAGTTAGTTTTAGACCGAGGAGATTATCTTTTGCGGACAAGCAAAAACTGCAGGTCATTTTGGATGACCTGTTAGAGAGAGGGATTATCCGTCCGAGTGAGTCACCGTATGCCAGTCCGATAGTTTTAGTACGTAAGAAGAATGGCGAGACACGTTTATGTATTGATTATAGAGAGTTAAACAGAATTACTGTGAAAGATAACTTCCCGAGTCAGCTGATAGACGATAATATTGATCAATTAAAAGAGAAAAAATTCTTTACGACGCTTGATCTAAAAGATGGGTATTACAATGTACGAATGGCGCGAGAGGCAATTCAGTTTACAAGCTTTGTAACCCCTTTGGGGCAATACGAGTTTTTATATTGTCCGTTTGGGCTAACAAATGCACCCAAGGTATTTCACCGATTTATTCGTAAAGTTTTCTCCAACTTAATTAGAACGGGAAAGATGTTACCATTTTTTGACGATTTTTTTATTGCAACGGAGACTCTGGAAGAACATCTTGAAATTCTGCAGGAAATATTTCGAACCGCGGGTCAACATCGTCTTACATTTAGATTGGACAAGTGTTTCTTTGCGCAAAACGAAATAGATTATTTGGGATATCACGTTAGTGTGGATGGGATACGACCAAGTGATAATAATATTGCATCAGTTATCAATTACCCGATACCGCGGAATGCGAAGGAAGTCCTTCGGTTTGTGGCCCTAGCGAGTTATTTTAGACGGTTCATCCCGCAATTTTCAATGATTGCAAAACCACTGTATGATCTCATTAAAAAAGAGGTGAAATTTAAATTCAGAGAGGAGGAAAGTAAGGCATTTGAAACCTTAAAGAAACAATTGTCCAGTAAACCGATCCTAGCAATTTATTCTCCGAAGGCAGAAACAGAATTGCATTGCGATGCGAGCGTGTCAGGGTTCGGTGCAATTCTTTTACAGAAACAAAGCGATGGTAATTTTAGACCAATATCATACTTTAGTCAACGGACAACACCCGCCGAATCAAAATATCATAGTTTCGAGTTAGAATGTCTTGCGGTGGTATATGCAGTTAAGCGTTTCCATGTATATTTAGGcggaattttttttaaaattatgacAGATTGTGATAGTTTCCGTTTAACGTTAAGCAAGCAGAATATAAACCCCCGAATCTCACGTTGGGCAATGTTCTTGCAGGACTATGATTTTGAGATACAGTATAGACCAGGTAAAAGAATGAGCCATGTTGATGCTCTCAGTAGATGCCATAGCATACTAGCAATAGAAGGAAATACTTTTGAGCAAACATTGTCAATATGTCAGGATAAAGATGACGAGATATGTAAAATACGCGATAAATTGCAAAAGACCGAAATGAAGTTTTTCGAATTGTGTAATGGATTAGTgtaccggaaggataaaatgaagaaactgCTATTTTACGTACCACACTCAATGGAAAATAATGTAATCCGTACTTGCCACGACGATCTGGGACATGTTGGTTTGGATAAGGTAGTAGACAATATCTTGAAAGTGTATTGGTTCCCTAAATTACGCGAGAAGGCTAAAGATTATATAGCGAACTGCTTACGATGTAGGGAATTCTCTCCACCTAGTGGGAAACAACCGGGGTATCGGCATAATATACTTGATAAGATTCGGATTaatgttaattaa